In Firmicutes bacterium ASF500, a single genomic region encodes these proteins:
- the gdh gene encoding NAD-specific glutamate dehydrogenase — MNKYIERVLNDTKAKNANEPEFLQTVEEVLTSLEPVINAHPEYEKAALLERMVEPERVIEFRVTWEDDNHEWHVNRGYRVQYNAALGPYKGGIRFDPSVNLSIIKFLGFEQTFKDAMTGLPIGGAKGGSDFDPRGRSDAEVMRFCQAFITELYRHIGQDIDCPAGDLGCGGREIGYMYGQYRRIVGAAEMGALSGKSVVTGGSLMRPEATGYGAVYYLMEVLKHDGQDLKGKRIAISGYGNVGWGIMQKVAELGGKVTYFAGPDGYIHDPDGVDTEEKLNYILEMRAKDPMHCAPYAEKFGCEFVAGQKCWGVKDVDVYMPAATQNDVNMEWAEKIAASGVKYYIEVANMPTTNDALEFLKKQAHMVVAPSKAVNAGGVSVSELEMAQNAERLYWSAEEVDEKLKGIMKNIYASSVEVAERYGLGYDLVAGANIVGFQKVADAMMAQGIF, encoded by the coding sequence ATGAACAAGTACATCGAGAGAGTCCTGAACGATACCAAGGCCAAGAACGCCAACGAGCCCGAGTTCCTGCAGACCGTGGAGGAGGTCCTCACCTCTCTGGAGCCCGTCATCAACGCCCACCCCGAGTATGAGAAGGCCGCCCTGCTGGAGCGCATGGTGGAGCCCGAGCGGGTGATCGAGTTCCGCGTCACCTGGGAGGACGACAATCACGAGTGGCACGTCAACCGCGGCTACCGCGTGCAGTACAACGCGGCCCTTGGCCCCTACAAGGGCGGCATCCGTTTTGACCCCTCCGTCAACCTGTCCATCATCAAGTTCCTGGGCTTCGAGCAGACCTTTAAGGACGCCATGACCGGCCTGCCCATCGGCGGCGCCAAGGGCGGCTCCGACTTCGACCCCCGCGGCCGCAGCGACGCTGAGGTCATGCGCTTCTGCCAGGCCTTCATCACCGAGCTGTACCGCCACATCGGCCAGGACATCGACTGCCCCGCCGGCGACCTGGGCTGCGGCGGCCGTGAGATCGGCTATATGTACGGCCAGTACCGCCGCATCGTGGGCGCCGCCGAGATGGGCGCTCTGTCCGGCAAGTCCGTGGTCACCGGCGGCTCCCTGATGCGCCCCGAGGCCACCGGCTACGGCGCTGTGTACTATCTGATGGAGGTCCTCAAGCACGACGGCCAGGACCTGAAGGGCAAGCGGATCGCCATCTCCGGCTACGGCAACGTGGGCTGGGGCATCATGCAGAAGGTCGCTGAGCTGGGCGGCAAGGTCACCTACTTCGCCGGTCCCGACGGCTACATCCACGATCCCGACGGCGTGGACACCGAGGAGAAGCTGAACTACATCCTGGAGATGCGCGCCAAGGACCCCATGCACTGCGCTCCCTACGCCGAGAAGTTCGGCTGCGAGTTCGTCGCCGGCCAGAAGTGCTGGGGCGTCAAGGACGTGGACGTGTACATGCCCGCCGCCACCCAGAACGACGTCAACATGGAGTGGGCTGAGAAGATTGCCGCCTCCGGCGTGAAGTACTACATCGAAGTGGCCAACATGCCCACCACCAACGACGCGCTGGAGTTCCTGAAGAAGCAGGCTCACATGGTCGTCGCCCCCTCCAAGGCCGTCAACGCCGGCGGCGTGTCCGTCTCCGAGCTGGAGATGGCCCAGAACGCCGAGCGCCTGTACTGGTCCGCCGAAGAGGTGGACGAGAAGCTCAAGGGCATCATGAAGAACA
- a CDS encoding IS1595 family transposase ISFiba1, which yields MAKSKRYPLGTFMKEFSNEAKCREYLANLRWPGGFVCPKCGCHHACLLSNGRYQCAECHHQNSVTAGTVLHRTHMPLTQWFLAFYFVSQDKRGISAVALMSVLGTTYKTAWYMLMRIRTAMGQRDKIHQLNGTIEFDDTYFGGPTVGKKRGRGTEKAKVFVAVSLDESGNPLYTKMRVTQNIKRTSVKKFAQAAFVQGSTIHSDGYGSYIPALEGYAHEHKPYAPHSGLLHWLHIVISNAKAFILGTYHGLPKKHLQAYLDEYCFRFSRRDFGPRLLERLVLAIGASAWLS from the coding sequence ATGGCAAAGAGTAAGCGGTATCCTCTGGGAACTTTCATGAAAGAGTTTTCCAACGAGGCAAAATGCCGGGAGTACCTGGCAAATCTGCGGTGGCCGGGCGGGTTTGTCTGCCCTAAATGCGGCTGTCACCACGCTTGCCTGCTATCCAACGGCCGGTATCAATGTGCTGAGTGCCACCACCAGAACTCAGTGACAGCGGGAACGGTGCTCCATAGGACCCATATGCCGCTGACGCAGTGGTTTTTGGCATTCTACTTTGTCAGCCAGGATAAGCGGGGCATCTCAGCCGTTGCGCTGATGTCGGTGCTGGGAACGACTTATAAAACCGCATGGTATATGCTCATGCGTATCCGTACCGCTATGGGTCAGCGGGACAAAATCCATCAGCTCAATGGGACCATTGAATTTGACGACACCTACTTTGGCGGGCCAACTGTTGGGAAAAAACGGGGCCGGGGTACGGAAAAGGCGAAGGTTTTTGTGGCTGTGTCTTTGGATGAGAGTGGAAATCCTCTCTATACCAAGATGCGGGTCACGCAGAATATCAAGCGGACCTCTGTCAAAAAATTTGCCCAAGCTGCGTTTGTCCAGGGCAGTACGATCCACAGTGACGGTTACGGGAGTTATATCCCGGCTCTGGAGGGCTATGCCCATGAGCACAAACCCTACGCCCCCCATTCGGGCCTGCTCCATTGGCTGCACATCGTAATCAGTAACGCCAAGGCGTTCATCCTGGGTACTTACCATGGCCTGCCTAAAAAGCACCTCCAAGCCTACCTTGACGAATATTGCTTCCGCTTTAGCCGCCGTGACTTTGGCCCCCGCCTCCTGGAGCGCCTGGTCTTAGCTATTGGTGCTTCTGCTTGGCTGAGTTAA
- the cshA gene encoding DEAD-box ATP-dependent RNA helicase CshA, protein MEINGQTVSGSGRYDEMGLSPELMRAIEKKGYVEATPIQTGAIPHFMDWKDVIAKAPTGTGKTFAFGIPMVEHTDPAATDVTGLVLAPTRELAIQIQDELRDLCAFKEGVRVVCLYGGQPINTQINQLKKRPQIVVATPGRLMDHMKRRTVRLDKVETVVLDEADRMLDMGFVRDVTHILDQMPKRKNLGMFSATISREVLDISWVYQREPVEITVQADQENRPDIAQYRLDADRGEKADIMARLLEMGDYERVIAFCNTKNMTDRLAGLLEMRGISCEAIHGDITQSLREKTLQKFRDGKLRVLAATDVAARGLDIDDVDAVFNYDVPDENEYYIHRIGRTGRAKRHGVAFSLVASISEGLRLDDIVKSTGSQIRTVYFNEKGDLVAAAENQ, encoded by the coding sequence ATGGAAATCAACGGACAAACTGTCAGCGGCTCGGGCCGCTACGACGAGATGGGCCTCTCACCGGAGCTGATGCGGGCCATTGAGAAGAAGGGCTATGTGGAGGCCACCCCCATCCAGACCGGGGCCATACCCCACTTTATGGACTGGAAGGATGTCATCGCCAAGGCCCCCACCGGGACGGGCAAGACCTTCGCCTTCGGCATTCCCATGGTGGAGCACACCGACCCGGCGGCAACCGATGTCACTGGCCTGGTGCTGGCCCCCACCCGGGAGCTGGCCATTCAGATTCAGGACGAGCTCCGGGACCTGTGCGCTTTTAAAGAGGGGGTCCGGGTGGTCTGCCTCTACGGCGGCCAGCCCATCAACACCCAGATCAACCAGCTGAAAAAACGGCCCCAGATCGTGGTGGCAACCCCTGGCCGGCTAATGGACCACATGAAGCGGCGCACCGTCCGGCTGGACAAGGTGGAGACGGTGGTGCTGGACGAGGCCGACCGGATGCTGGACATGGGCTTCGTCCGGGACGTGACCCACATTCTGGACCAGATGCCCAAGCGGAAAAACCTGGGCATGTTCTCGGCCACCATCTCCCGGGAGGTGCTGGACATCTCCTGGGTCTACCAGCGGGAGCCGGTGGAGATCACCGTCCAGGCCGACCAGGAGAACCGGCCCGACATCGCCCAGTACCGCCTGGACGCCGACCGGGGGGAGAAGGCGGACATCATGGCCCGTCTGCTGGAGATGGGGGACTATGAGCGGGTCATCGCCTTCTGCAACACCAAGAACATGACCGACCGGCTGGCCGGACTTTTGGAGATGCGGGGCATCTCCTGCGAGGCCATCCACGGCGACATCACCCAGTCCCTCCGGGAGAAGACCCTGCAAAAATTCCGGGACGGCAAGCTGCGCGTGCTGGCCGCCACCGACGTAGCCGCCCGGGGGCTGGATATTGACGACGTGGACGCGGTATTCAACTACGATGTGCCCGACGAGAACGAGTACTATATCCACCGCATTGGCCGCACCGGCCGGGCCAAGCGCCACGGGGTGGCCTTCTCCCTGGTGGCCTCCATCTCCGAGGGCCTGCGGCTGGACGACATCGTCAAGTCCACCGGCAGTCAAATTCGGACCGTCTATTTTAATGAAAAGGGCGACCTGGTGGCCGCCGCGGAGAACCAATGA